Genomic DNA from Edaphobacter lichenicola:
GCCAGCTCCGGCTACGTGAACCGCGTCAACGTAACCAACATCTACAACCGCAACGTCACCGAGGTCCGCAACGTCTACAACAACCGGACCACCAACATCTACGTCAACAACACCACCGTCAACAACATCACCTACGTCAACCGCACCGTCGCCACCACCGTCGTTCCCCAGCGCTCCTTCGCTGCCGGACGCCCCGTAGCCTCAGCAGCCGTTCACGTCGACCAGAAGCAGCTCGCCCAGGCTCAGGTCATGCCTCATCCCATGATCACGCCCACTCGTGCGATCGTAGCCCCGGCACCCGCCCGAGCTGTCCCCGTCAACATCGCACGCCCCGTCCTCCAAACCCGCGTCGGCCTCGCGCAAGCAGTACCCGGAGCGCAGGCCCACCCCGTCCCCGTCCACACACTCACCCCGCAACAGCAGCAGGCAGTCAAAGTCCAGCCTCTGCCCAACGGCCAGCGACCAATCCAACAGCCTGCACCCGCGCCCGTCCAACGACAGCCAATCCAGCAGACCGCAACCCAACCCGTTTCACGGCAGGCACCCGTAGAACGAGCCACCCCCACTCCAAACCCGCCCGCGCACCCCGTTCCAACGCAACAGGCACAACCAACAACCCAGTTCAATCAGCCAAGACCACAACCAACAGCTCCTATCAACCAGCAGAGGCCGCAACAGGAAGCACCCATCAACCAGCAGAGGCCTCAACCAGCAGCTCCCGTCAACCAGCAAAGGCCTCAACCGGAAGCGCCCATCAACCAACAGAGGCCGCAGCAGTCAGCACCCATCAACCAGCAGAGGCCTGAACCTCCCGTACAAGCATCACAACCCAAGCCACAGCCGCGTCCCGTGGATCAACCTCGTCCCCTCATCAACCGAAGCGAGCCCCCACCCGCCCAACCTACCTTCGTCCAGCAGCGGCAAGCCATCCAGAAGACCGATCCCGGTCGTCCTCTTGGCCCGCAGCAGGTCGAAAACCTCCGCAACGGACGCCCAGCCGGCCCACATGAGCAGCCCGAGCCAATCGCCCATCCAGCCGCCCGCGCCCCTCAACCCCCTCAACCCAAAAACGAGTCAAAGCAGTCGCCTCCCAAATAGCCGCTGCCGCCACTCAACCCCAATCCCGCATCCCCAAAAAGGAGTGCGGGATTTTTTCGCGTCTCTTTCTAAAAGGAACATCGCAATCACGCCCCTACTGCGGCGGCGTCAAAATGGGATGCCTCCCCTCCTCCGGAGCCGAGGTACTATCCGGGTGTATTGTGGTCGGATCGGCCAGCACCTTCGCATCCTGAAGCGGAACCGAAATCCCCGTCGAGCGAATAAACGCCTTGCTCTTATCAATGGTCACCACAAGCTCGTGCTGTCCTTTGGTCGAGTTGTACGGCCGTGGAAACTCCACAATATAGCGCCCGCGAACGAGTGCCACAAACCCCTTCAGCCTTGCCCCCACGTCACTTCGATTCGCCGAAAACACCAACCCTCCGCTCAGCTCGCAGATCGAACGAAAGGGATCCAGCACGTTGCTCACCCCTGGTGCGCCCACCGCAAGCCACGGCACATACGTCATGCCAAAGATCGCAACCGCGCTGGCCTGCGCAAAAACCCTCACCTCGTTCCATCTGTACTTACTGCCCCTATCCTTTCCATCAGTCACCGCAAGAATCACCCGCCGGCCAGGGAGCCCGGAAAGTTGATTGGTAACGAAAGCCAGCGCGTCCCAAAGCTTCACCTCCGGTTCGCACCTCGAATCGCCCTTCGCACGCCTCCGGTCAACCCAAGACTGCAATTCCTCATGGACCAGCTTCCTCAAATGCGCCGCATCCGCCGGCACGTCATTCGCATAGCGAGTAAGCTCGCAATCCAGCCCGTAGACCGAGACATGATCCTGCCCGCGCAGAGACAACGGCACAAGCTCCGCAATCGCGTCCTCCAGCTTCGACGACAGCTCCACCTCCTGCCCGCTCATGTCCAGCAGGATCGCAAGCGAGATCGGATCATCGCCCTCCAGGCGAACATGCGAGGCGCGAAACGGCGGCCCTCCATCAAAGCTCACATTGAACCTGTTCGGCGCGATCGGAGCAATCTTCTTCCGATCCTCCCCCAGCACCAGCACCGGAATCTGGATCGTGTTCGCATAAACATGCAACGTCGGAACATCCGCATCCTGCGCCCTCGCCGGCAGGCCACCTACCCACCCCTCCGCACACAAGGCCCAGACAAAAACCCAGACACAAACCCAGCCACGCTCCCAGACACAGCCCTCTGCAAACCCGCCCACCCTACCCCAACCAGACGCGAACCCGCTCATCCTCGCCATCGCAGCAGTATGCCAGAACTTGGTTGGCAGCCGCATCTAGACAGAGTCCCGTCGTCCGGCGGCATCCCTCTCAAACAAGGCCCGCGCCCGCTCGATCTCCTTCCCATGCTTCACCGCCCAGATCCACACCCCACAAAACGCCTCGCCCAGACTCGACCCAAGCGCCGTCAACTCATACTCCACCCGCGGCGGAATCACCGGATGCACCGTCCGCGTCACCAGCCCGTCCCGCTCCATCTGCCGCACCGTCTTGGTCAGCATCTTCTGGCTCACGCCCCCCACCAGCTTCCCCAGCCGCGTAAACCGCACAACCCCATGCTCCTCCAGCACCTCCAACACCAGCATGGTCCACTTATCTGCCACCCGCGCGATAATCTCCCGCACCAGCGCCTCCACCTTCGGATCGTTCTCCACCGCATACTTCGGCCTCCCCTTCGCGGCTGCTTTCTTCGCGACCACCTTCTTCGCCACTTTCTTATCGACACCCCGAGCCAAACCAATCGTTTTTCCCATAGATCCTTCACTCTCTCTCAGGTAAGTATAGATTTTTCAGGTGCCTACTTCCCAATCGATACAAACGATCCTACTATCAACTCAGGAGAAATCACCACCATGAATACCACTGGAAACACCATCCTCATCACCGGCGGCGGCTCCGGCATCGGACGCGGCCTCGCAGAGGCCTTCCACAAACTCGGCAACCACGTCATCATCGCCGGCCGCCGCAAGCAAGCCCTCGACGACACCGTCGCCGCCAACCCCGGCATGTCCTCCGCCATCCTCGACATCGAAAACGCCGCCAGCATCCGCGCCTTCGCCGCCAAACTTCTCGCCGACTTCCCCGCCCTCAACGCCGTCATCCACAACGCCGGCATCATGCGTCCCGAAAAACTCCTCACTCAACCAGAAGCCCTAACCGACGCCGAAGCCATCATCACCACCAACCTCCTCGGCCCCATCCGTCTCACCGCGGCTCTGCTCCCTCACCTTGAAAAGCAGCCCCACGCCACCATCCTCACCGTCTCCTCCGGCCTCGCCTTCATCCCCATGGCGATGACGCCCACCTACAACGCCACCAAGGCTGCCATCCACTCCTACACCCAGGCCCTGCGCTATCAGCTCCAGTCCACCAACATTCAAGTCATCGAGCTAGTCCCACCCTACGTCCAGACCGAACTCATGGGCAGCCAGCAAGCCTCCGACCCACGCGCCATGCCCCTCGCCGACTACCTCAACGAGACCATCGCCATCCTCAAATCCCAACCCGAAGTCACCGAGGTCCTCGTCGAACGCGTCAAACCTCTCCGCTTCTCCGAACTAAACGGCCCCGAAAAATACACCGCCTTCTTCAAACAGTTCAACGACGCCATGGCCGCCAACCCTCACTAGTGGGCGTTCGCACGCCTTTTTAGAGCTTCGCGTGGTCCTCCCGTTGGTCGGAATCAATCTTCCCTCGCGACCAACGGGAGCGCAAACCGAAGGTGTATACAAGTCACGAAGTGACCGCCCCACGCGCAGTGGGCCCGTCCGGCAGGACAATGTCTTTTAGAGAATCGGGAACCGCATCACAACAAACCCAACAACACATCCCAGCAAAGCCACCGCTCCACCAAGCCGCAGGGTCGTCCGCCAGTCCAGCTGCTTCCCCAGCGCACTCAACGAATAAACACTCACCGGCCCCAGAGTGCACAGCAACACCGCAACATAAGGCGTCGGCGCGCCCGCGCGATACAGCACATACGCCAACGCCACATCGAGCGCCATTGGAACCGGCAGCAACGTACCCAGAATCGCCACCAGCACAACCCCACCGACCGAGACCGGCACATGCGTCCCATACGCCGGAATCAGCTCAGCCGCCAACGCTCCAAACACTGCAGCCAGAAGCATCCACGGCAAGGTCAGCACGGTCAGTCGCAGCAAATTCCGCAAGTACGTTCGGCAAAGCGCCACCAACCGAGGACCCAGTCCCTCCCCCTCCATCGCAACACCAATACTCCTCACCACCACATCGTTCTCCCAAACCAGCAGCGGCAGACCAATCAGCAATAACGCCGGCACCACCACTCGCATCGCAGCCAGCGGCAGCGGAAACAAGACAAACGCCATCGCCACCACAACAGGATTGAAGCTCGGCGAACTGATCATCGCAGCCACCGTCAGCCGCGTGCTCGCCCCACTCGCCAGGAGACTTTGACCCACCGGAGTAGCGCAGTTCGCACACACTCCCATCGGCGCGCCAGCCACCGCACCACACAGCACATTTCCCGCAGCCGAATTGAACCGCTTCGGCATTCCAACTCCCGCCAGCAGAGTCATCATCGCAGCGCCGAATGGCAGCGCAAAGTACATCCCAAACCGATTCGTATACAGCCAGTTCAAACTCGTCCGCATCACCCTGGTCGGCGCCGGCATCGTCGGCGTCACCTTCAACAACGCATCGAACGATATCGGGCCCGCCACCTTGACCGCCGCACCGGCATGCAGCTTCTTCAACAACGCAGGATAACGCTGCTGACTCCAGAAGGTCACCAGCACGCCAACAGCAATCAGCGCAGCCAGCGATATCTCAAGCGAACGTCGAGACGAAGTCGAAACCGTAAACCCAGTTGTGCTCATAAGAAGGCCAAAGTCTACCCGACGCTGCCCACCTTTGAACATCCACCATAAGGTTGACTAGTTCGGACTCACCTCACCTGCCTCTGCCCAAATCTCGACCTCTGAGAGGCACGCATCCGCCACGCGCCGGGTGCCGGGTGCCCCATATCTCGATTCTGAGATGTGGCCATTCGCGCCACGCGCGAACCGCTCTCCCTCAATCGCCCAAGACCCTCCCCAGCGCCCGAGCACTCACCAATCTCCGCTCCAGATGCCGCTCCAGGTTCTCCACCGCAAACTTCCGCAGATCCGCCGCCCGCCCCTTAGGCCAATCCTCCTTCGCCAACTCCCCCACGGTCCCGCGAAAGATCCTCACCGCCTCCCCCACCGAACCCGCCAACAGCGCCACACTCCCCGGCCTTCGGTCATCCTCGCAGGTCACCCCATCGCTCGTCGCCGAATACCAAACTGTCCCCCCACGCAGATCCAACCCACAAACAACACAGTGTCCCAGCTCCGGCATCCATCCCATCAGCCTGCTCATCCACAGTGAAAAGTAAGTCACCGGCATCCACACCTTCCCCACCTGTATCTGGTCGAGCACCGCCAGCACCAGCCGAAACACCGCATCCTCCGGAGCCTGCTCCGGCAGCGCCTCCTCCACCACCTCCGCCACAAACTGCAGCGCCGCCGTCCGCGCATAATCAATCGGCCGCGACAGCGGCGAACTCAAAATCTCAAACGCATCCAGCCGCACCAGCTCCTGCTTCGGCCTCTCCGCATAGGTCGCCCGCACATACGTCATCGGCTCCAGCGCCCCGCCAAACCGACGCCGCGACCGCATCGCATGACGAGCCACCCCCTTCACCCGTCCCTGCTCCCGCGTAAACAGGCTCACCAGCAGGTCCGCCTCCTGAAACGGCCACACCCGCAACACGATCGCCTCTCCCTGCCGCTCAATCATCCCTACCAGACTATTCCACCGCTAACTGGAAGACGAAAACCACCACCGCTGGTATAGGATTGCGTTCCGCGAGCAAACCCATCTGCCGCCAGCAACACTCTTGGAGGAATAGCGTGAACAAAAAACAACGATTCTTTGTCGCAGCAGCAATGACAGTTTCCCTAATCGCAATGGCAGAAGAACCCGGGGCAAACATCAAAGTCACCGGCTGGGTCATCGACTCAGCATGTGCGTACACCAAGGGCCTGAGCAAACCCATCGGAGTAGCGTGCGCGAAAGCCTGCGCCAAAAACGGTTCGCCTCTGGTCATCCTGCAGGATGACGGAACCATCTATCTGCCGATCGACAGCAACACACCCTCCGCATCCCAGAACACCAGGCTACTGCCCTACGCCGGAGAGCACGTTACGATCACCGGAAAGGACTACGCAAGAAACGGCTCGCACGGCCTCGTCATCGACACTATCTCAAGATGAGCGGCCAGCCTGATCTTCGACCGAACTGCTCTGCGTAGTCGCTCGAGGGGAGCCGCATCCAAAAAAAGACGCGCAGCCCGTAGGCCACGCGTCTCTTTTTGAAATCACCTGAACGAACTTTATCGCCCGAAGTGAGCCGCATTCTTCGTCTGATACTCCGCCCACTTCTCCGGGAGATCATCGCCCGCATAGATCGCCGACACCGGGCAAACCGGCACGCACGCGCCGCAGTCAATGCACTCCACCGGATCGATAAACAGCTGCACCGCGTCGCTGTACCCGTTCTCATCCTTCTTCGGATGGATACAATCCACCGGGCAGGCATCCACGCAAGCCGAATCCTTCGTCCCGATGCACGGTTCCGCAATCACATAAGCCATCTTAAAAATCTCCCTTATCCACGTCTAAAAGTCACCGTCCAAACTCGCCGCGCAAATTCAGCTCGTACGTAGATTCTAGCAGCACATCCGCTCTCGTCCGCAACTCACTCCTCAATGCAACTACGAACGTTTCAGCCCCTGTTTCGCTCACTTCAAGCCGCTCTGCTCCTGCATCCGCTCCGCCAGATTCTCCGGAAAGATTCTCTCCCGCGACTCCACAATCCTGGCCTCACTCCACCAGCGAATCTCCTTCATAATCTCCCTCTCATCCCGCGTAACTCCTATCAGCCGAGGCTCCTCCCGCCAACACTTCGCCCTGAACAGAAAATCCGTATTGTCCTGCATCTCCCCCTGATGCAGAAACTGATTCCTGTCGCAGTACACCGGCCCCGTCACCACCAGCTCCAGCCCAAGCTCCTCCCTCACCTCCCGCGCCGCCGCCGCAGCCTCGGTCTCCCCCGCCTCAATCTCTCCACCCGGCAAAGCCCAGAAGACGAACTCCCCCTCCTCCCGCGGCACCACAAATCGAATCAGCAGAACATCTCCCGCCTCATCAAACAGCATCACCCGCGCCGTCCGCCTCTTCCGCACCCTACTTCGCCGTCAACCGCTTCGCCGCAAACTCCGCCGCCGAAGGAATCGCCGTCAACTCCCGCCCCGCAAACATCTCCGTAAACAGATGCACCATCTCCTTCTTAATCAGCCCATTCGTAACCAGAGTCTCACGGCTATCCAGCGTGAACTTCCCCCCATCGAAGTGAGTCACCGTCCCCCCCGCCTCCTCCACCAGCAAAAAACCCGCCGAAGTATCCCACGGATTCAGATTGAACTCCCAGAACCCATCCAGCCGCCCCGCCGCCACATAAGCCATATCCAGCGCCGCACTCCCCGCCCGCCTCACCCCATGCGACCGCAGCGTGATCTCGTTATAAAAGTGAATATTCGGGCTCTCATGCCGCTTCTTGCTCGGAAACCCCGTGGCCGTCAGCGACTCCTGCAGCGAAGCGGTCTTCGACACATGGATCGCACGCCCATTCAGCCACGCGCCCTTGCCCCTCTCTGTAGAAAACATCTCATCCCGTAGCGGATCGTAGATCACCCCAGCCACCATCTCTCCATCGGCATCCGCGGCCAACCCCGCGACGCGCCTCTCCAGCCCCAGCACCACGCAGAACGCCGGAAACCCATGCGCAAAGTTCGTCGTCCCATCCAGCGGATCCACATACCACCGGAACTCGCTCTCCAACCCACTCCGCGTCCCCTCCTCGCCATACACCCCATGCGCAGGAAACGCCGCCTTCAGCTTCTCCACAATCAACCGCTCACTCGCCCGATCGGCCTCCGTCACCAGGTCCACATCGCCCTTGTACTCCGTCGTCACCCCCTTCGTATAAAACCCACGCAACAACGCCCCCGCCTGCCGCGCGATCCCCTCACCAATATGCGCAAACTCAAACTTCTTCACCGTAACCCTCCCATCGACCGAAGCCTTCTCCAGTGCTATCGTTGTCCACCAGAGTATCCTGTGCCCCGCCGGCCCCGCTCGAAACTCCATCTCTCTCGAGGTCAGTCATGCCAAAATTTCTGATCGAACGCGACATCCCCGACGCCGCGCACCTCACCCGCGAGCAGCTCACCGCCATCTCCAAAAGCTCCTGCTCCACCCTCCGCGGCATCGATACCGAAGTCAAGTGGCTCACCTCCTTCGTCACCGCCGACAAGATCTACTGCATCTACATTGCGCCAGACGAAGAGATCATCCGCCGCCAC
This window encodes:
- a CDS encoding 4Fe-4S dicluster domain-containing protein — encoded protein: MAYVIAEPCIGTKDSACVDACPVDCIHPKKDENGYSDAVQLFIDPVECIDCGACVPVCPVSAIYAGDDLPEKWAEYQTKNAAHFGR
- the recO gene encoding DNA repair protein RecO codes for the protein MIERQGEAIVLRVWPFQEADLLVSLFTREQGRVKGVARHAMRSRRRFGGALEPMTYVRATYAERPKQELVRLDAFEILSSPLSRPIDYARTAALQFVAEVVEEALPEQAPEDAVFRLVLAVLDQIQVGKVWMPVTYFSLWMSRLMGWMPELGHCVVCGLDLRGGTVWYSATSDGVTCEDDRRPGSVALLAGSVGEAVRIFRGTVGELAKEDWPKGRAADLRKFAVENLERHLERRLVSARALGRVLGD
- a CDS encoding inositol monophosphatase family protein; the protein is MEFRAGPAGHRILWWTTIALEKASVDGRVTVKKFEFAHIGEGIARQAGALLRGFYTKGVTTEYKGDVDLVTEADRASERLIVEKLKAAFPAHGVYGEEGTRSGLESEFRWYVDPLDGTTNFAHGFPAFCVVLGLERRVAGLAADADGEMVAGVIYDPLRDEMFSTERGKGAWLNGRAIHVSKTASLQESLTATGFPSKKRHESPNIHFYNEITLRSHGVRRAGSAALDMAYVAAGRLDGFWEFNLNPWDTSAGFLLVEEAGGTVTHFDGGKFTLDSRETLVTNGLIKKEMVHLFTEMFAGRELTAIPSAAEFAAKRLTAK
- a CDS encoding winged helix-turn-helix transcriptional regulator, with protein sequence MGKTIGLARGVDKKVAKKVVAKKAAAKGRPKYAVENDPKVEALVREIIARVADKWTMLVLEVLEEHGVVRFTRLGKLVGGVSQKMLTKTVRQMERDGLVTRTVHPVIPPRVEYELTALGSSLGEAFCGVWIWAVKHGKEIERARALFERDAAGRRDSV
- a CDS encoding DUF4242 domain-containing protein, translating into MPKFLIERDIPDAAHLTREQLTAISKSSCSTLRGIDTEVKWLTSFVTADKIYCIYIAPDEEIIRRHAFEHGFPANIITLIHSTIDPTHADA
- a CDS encoding NUDIX domain-containing protein, with protein sequence MRKRRTARVMLFDEAGDVLLIRFVVPREEGEFVFWALPGGEIEAGETEAAAAAREVREELGLELVVTGPVYCDRNQFLHQGEMQDNTDFLFRAKCWREEPRLIGVTRDEREIMKEIRWWSEARIVESRERIFPENLAERMQEQSGLK
- a CDS encoding SDR family oxidoreductase; its protein translation is MNTTGNTILITGGGSGIGRGLAEAFHKLGNHVIIAGRRKQALDDTVAANPGMSSAILDIENAASIRAFAAKLLADFPALNAVIHNAGIMRPEKLLTQPEALTDAEAIITTNLLGPIRLTAALLPHLEKQPHATILTVSSGLAFIPMAMTPTYNATKAAIHSYTQALRYQLQSTNIQVIELVPPYVQTELMGSQQASDPRAMPLADYLNETIAILKSQPEVTEVLVERVKPLRFSELNGPEKYTAFFKQFNDAMAANPH
- a CDS encoding vWA domain-containing protein gives rise to the protein MRLPTKFWHTAAMARMSGFASGWGRVGGFAEGCVWERGWVCVWVFVWALCAEGWVGGLPARAQDADVPTLHVYANTIQIPVLVLGEDRKKIAPIAPNRFNVSFDGGPPFRASHVRLEGDDPISLAILLDMSGQEVELSSKLEDAIAELVPLSLRGQDHVSVYGLDCELTRYANDVPADAAHLRKLVHEELQSWVDRRRAKGDSRCEPEVKLWDALAFVTNQLSGLPGRRVILAVTDGKDRGSKYRWNEVRVFAQASAVAIFGMTYVPWLAVGAPGVSNVLDPFRSICELSGGLVFSANRSDVGARLKGFVALVRGRYIVEFPRPYNSTKGQHELVVTIDKSKAFIRSTGISVPLQDAKVLADPTTIHPDSTSAPEEGRHPILTPPQ